The Labilibaculum sp. sequence ACAAAGAAGATGCCGGTAAGACAGGGATATCCTAAATATTTTGTGATAAAATGTTCAAATCAGGAAGGACAACCGCAATTGTTCTCGCCGGTTATTTCACGTTTGGCAGAGATGTATTTGAATCGTGCCGAAGCACGTGCTAAAACTAATAATACAACAGGTGCATTGGACGATATTAATCTGATAAGAGAACGTGCAAATATTGATGCATACTCCGCAGTTCCTGCTGGTAGAACTCTTCTAGAAATAGTGCTTGAGGAACGACGCATAGAACTTGCTTTCGAAGCGCATCGACGTTATGACATTTTTAGAAATGGCTTAACCTTGGATCGCAGATATCCAGGAACACACGATAGAGGTGCTAATCCTTTATTAACTGTTCCTGCAACAAGTCCTCGTGTTGTTGACTTTATTCCAGAAGCTCAGATTTTAGCTCAGCCTAATTTGGTACAAAATCCATAATTCAATAATAATCACTTAATACAATAAGGCTTTACCAAAGTCTTATTGTATTAAAATGTGGTTACTACTCTAATCCCCGGGTCGTAAACTAATTTGTTTACGTAATAAACTCTTTTTGATACCTCAGGGCAAGCTCTGAGGTTATTTATTTAGGTTTTTGGAAAAAACATATGAAAACTACTTGTTAAAAACCCAAATGTAAAAAACAGTCAATTGTTAAAAATATATAGTCATGAAAATTACCAAATTAGGCTTATTAACATTTCTGTCGGTTTTGTTATTTTTTTATTCTTGTGACAAGGAGGAAACACAACCTGAAGATGAAAATTTAAAAAAAGGCAATTCAGTAACATATGATTTGTCAATATCAGTTCCTTGCGAAGGGAATAGCTGGGTTGTTGCGAATCCCCTTGCTACTTCAAATTTAGTTGTAACAGGAGGTATTAAAAATTGGACGAATTCAAGTGATAAAATTCGCACCTATTTTTATGCAAAAACAACTGGAACAATTCAAGTAGGCATCCGTGCCAGATTAAGTGTGTCCAGCACATTAAAAATAACGTTGGGAGATGAAACACAAGAGCTGACTTTTGATAAAGGAAATACCTATAAAGATTATAGTGCAGGCACCTTTAAAATTACTCAAACTGGCTATCAATTTATCGAATTAGAAGGCGTGAGTAATGGAGGAAGTTCTTTTGGCGATATCTCTGATATTTTATTAGGGGATTCATCCTGGAGCTCTAATATAAGTTATGTTGATAATGAATGGTTCTATTGGGGACGAAGAGGTCCTTCGGTGCATTTAGGTTATCAGGCACCTGCCAATAAAAATATTACATGGTTTTACAACGAATTAACGGTACCTGTGGGGAAAGATCCAATAGGCTCATATTTTATGGCTAATGGGTTTTCATCGGGCTATTTTGGAATGCAGGTTAATTCAGCGACAGAAAGACGTGTGTTATTTTCGGTATGGAGCGCATTCGACACACAAGATCCTAATCAGATTCCTGCTGAGTATACTGTAGAACCTTTGGGATATGGAACTGGCGTAACCGTAGGAGAGTTTGGTGGTGAAGGTTCGGGTGCTCAGAGTTATTGGGTTTATAACTGGAAACCGGGAACAACCTATAAATTTTTATTAAAGGGTGAATCTAATGCTGATAATTCTATCGATTATACAGCTTATTTCTATGCGCCTGAAGTTGGCGACTGGAAGTTGATAGCCAGTTTTAGAAGGCCATTTCCTACTGGCAGGCATTTATCACATTTGCATTCGTTTTTAGAAAATTTCAATACCACAATGGGTGATGAAACCCGACAAGTGGATTATAGCAATCAATGGGTTTATGATACTCAGGGAAGCTGGAGTGAAATGACTAGTGCTGCATTTACCACCGATGCTACAGGTAGTAACGGAGCTCGATTGGATTATGATGGTGGAAGAGAAGGGGATCACTTTTATTTAAGAAATTGTGGCTTTTTCAGTGACAACGAAACACCCAATAAATCATTTACAAGAACTGCTAATGGAACTGCACCTGCTATTGACTTTTCGAAATTAGAAGTTCCTGCCATTACTGTACCACCAATACAAACTGTAATGGACAGAACCGGATGGACTGTATTAGATTACAGCACTCAGGAAGATAAAGGCGGAGAAGGAAGTACAGGATTGGCAACAGATATTCTCGATGGGGATGAAAGCACTTATTGGCATTCATGCTGGTCGGGCTGCACAGCAGCGGCTCCTCATTATATTACTGTAGATATGGGGCAAATCAATCCGGTCAATGGTTTTAGTTTTACTCAAAGACAAAATCTTTCCAGAACAGTTAAAGATTTGGAAATCCAAATAAGCGATGACAACGTAACTTGGGTAAGCCTGGGCGACTTTGTTCTGGAAAAAACTACAAACCAGCAAAATATCAAACTAGGCACAGCTAAAACGTTCCGATATTTTAAATTCATAGCTAAAACTGCTCATGATGGAACCAATAATGCTGCTATGGCAGAAATTGCGACCTATATTGTAGAGTAAGTGTGAAATTGTATTAAGAGGGTGTCCTAAATTTTTATTTGAGATGGCCTCTTTTTTATGTTTTATTTTACCGTATGCTTAAAAGATAAATAATTTTAGTTTTTCGGACAGATGATGGGTATAGTTGATTTTTTGTTTGTATTTCTTGTAACAAA is a genomic window containing:
- a CDS encoding DUF3472 domain-containing protein; this translates as MKITKLGLLTFLSVLLFFYSCDKEETQPEDENLKKGNSVTYDLSISVPCEGNSWVVANPLATSNLVVTGGIKNWTNSSDKIRTYFYAKTTGTIQVGIRARLSVSSTLKITLGDETQELTFDKGNTYKDYSAGTFKITQTGYQFIELEGVSNGGSSFGDISDILLGDSSWSSNISYVDNEWFYWGRRGPSVHLGYQAPANKNITWFYNELTVPVGKDPIGSYFMANGFSSGYFGMQVNSATERRVLFSVWSAFDTQDPNQIPAEYTVEPLGYGTGVTVGEFGGEGSGAQSYWVYNWKPGTTYKFLLKGESNADNSIDYTAYFYAPEVGDWKLIASFRRPFPTGRHLSHLHSFLENFNTTMGDETRQVDYSNQWVYDTQGSWSEMTSAAFTTDATGSNGARLDYDGGREGDHFYLRNCGFFSDNETPNKSFTRTANGTAPAIDFSKLEVPAITVPPIQTVMDRTGWTVLDYSTQEDKGGEGSTGLATDILDGDESTYWHSCWSGCTAAAPHYITVDMGQINPVNGFSFTQRQNLSRTVKDLEIQISDDNVTWVSLGDFVLEKTTNQQNIKLGTAKTFRYFKFIAKTAHDGTNNAAMAEIATYIVE